One genomic region from Bacillus sp. SLBN-46 encodes:
- a CDS encoding ABC transporter ATP-binding protein, with amino-acid sequence MEKKITLEVKNLKKEIGRKEIIKGLTFDLREGEVFGFLGPNGAGKTTTIRMLVGLIKPTSGSIQICGYNIETHFYEAMKNLGCIVENPELYPYLSGYNNLLHFARMIEGIGEERIKEVTELVGLSERIHDKVKTYSLGMRQRLGIAQALLGKPKVLILDEPTNGLDPAGIREMRQFIRFLAEEEGLSVLVSSHLLSEIQLLCDRVAIISKGTVIRTDTVHQLLSNREKVVWQVHPIEMGRNILASLTAIEEREDGRIMTEFDERKIPEWNKQLVLAGVSVTEMNRKMPVLEDLFLELTGGDSIE; translated from the coding sequence ATGGAGAAAAAAATTACATTAGAAGTAAAAAATTTAAAAAAAGAAATCGGAAGAAAAGAAATCATTAAAGGGTTAACTTTTGATTTACGTGAGGGTGAAGTGTTTGGGTTCTTGGGACCGAATGGAGCTGGGAAAACAACAACGATCCGCATGCTTGTTGGTCTAATTAAGCCAACCTCCGGAAGTATCCAGATTTGTGGATATAATATTGAAACTCATTTTTATGAGGCAATGAAAAACCTTGGCTGTATTGTTGAAAATCCAGAATTATATCCCTATCTTTCAGGGTATAATAACCTGCTTCATTTTGCCCGAATGATTGAAGGAATTGGAGAAGAGCGAATCAAAGAGGTGACAGAATTAGTGGGCCTTAGTGAAAGGATTCATGATAAAGTGAAAACCTACTCATTGGGGATGAGACAGCGTCTAGGTATTGCTCAAGCCTTGTTAGGAAAACCGAAAGTGCTAATTCTTGATGAGCCAACTAATGGGTTGGATCCGGCTGGAATCCGTGAAATGCGCCAGTTCATTCGCTTTTTAGCAGAGGAAGAAGGACTAAGCGTTCTTGTCTCTAGTCATTTATTAAGTGAAATTCAATTACTCTGCGATCGAGTTGCTATTATTTCAAAAGGCACAGTCATTCGGACAGATACAGTTCATCAATTGTTGTCAAATCGGGAAAAAGTAGTTTGGCAAGTTCATCCGATTGAAATGGGAAGAAACATATTAGCCTCTTTAACAGCCATTGAAGAGAGAGAAGATGGTAGGATTATGACAGAGTTTGACGAGCGAAAAATTCCAGAATGGAATAAACAGCTTGTTCTTGCAGGTGTTTCTGTTACTGAAATGAATCGAAAAATGCCAGTACTTGAAGATTTATTCCTCGAACTTACGGGGGGTGACTCCATTGAATAA
- the hmpA gene encoding NO-inducible flavohemoprotein, with amino-acid sequence MLEQKTIEIIKSTVPVLEKHGETITTRFYQLMFGNHPELLNIFNHANQKQGRQQKALAGTVYAAAMYIDNLEAILPVVKQIAHKHRSLGIKPEHYPIVGKHLLLAIKDVLGDAATDEIIDAWGQAYNLIADAFISVEAEMYEEAATQDGGWDGFRNFVVDRKVVESDVITSFYLKPEDNKGIATFIPGQYISIKMEIGGEEFTHIRQYSLSDAPGRDYYRISVKREAGTENPDGMVSNYLHDGVKEGEILKVSAPAGDFILDTEKNTPVVLLSGGVGLTPMMSMLKTLVEIQPSREVTFVHAAANGNVHALRNEVEELSKLETVKSFFFYDSPTEEDRKNNRFDVEGYITREWLEDKVSVDKADFYFCGPVPFMKAINRSLKDLGVKEDRIHFEFFGPMGNLEE; translated from the coding sequence TTGTTAGAACAAAAAACGATTGAAATTATTAAATCTACTGTACCAGTACTAGAAAAGCATGGAGAAACGATAACTACACGATTCTATCAACTTATGTTTGGAAATCATCCTGAACTATTAAATATCTTTAATCATGCGAACCAGAAACAAGGACGCCAACAAAAAGCATTAGCAGGCACAGTTTATGCTGCCGCAATGTACATTGATAACCTAGAAGCCATTCTTCCAGTAGTAAAACAGATTGCTCATAAGCACAGAAGTCTTGGGATTAAACCTGAGCATTATCCGATTGTTGGAAAGCATTTACTCTTAGCAATTAAGGATGTTTTAGGAGATGCAGCGACTGATGAGATCATTGATGCCTGGGGTCAAGCCTATAACCTGATTGCTGATGCCTTTATCAGTGTCGAGGCTGAGATGTATGAGGAGGCTGCAACGCAAGATGGCGGCTGGGATGGATTCCGAAATTTTGTTGTGGACAGAAAAGTAGTTGAAAGCGATGTAATTACCTCTTTTTACTTAAAACCCGAAGATAATAAGGGAATTGCCACTTTTATTCCTGGTCAATATATTAGCATCAAGATGGAAATTGGTGGAGAAGAGTTTACACATATTCGTCAATACAGCTTATCCGATGCTCCAGGAAGAGACTATTATAGAATTAGTGTGAAACGCGAAGCGGGAACTGAAAATCCAGACGGAATGGTATCAAACTACCTCCATGATGGTGTTAAGGAAGGCGAGATCTTAAAGGTAAGTGCCCCAGCTGGTGATTTCATTCTTGATACGGAAAAGAATACACCTGTTGTATTACTTAGTGGCGGAGTTGGCTTAACACCAATGATGAGTATGTTAAAAACGCTAGTTGAAATTCAGCCTAGTAGGGAAGTAACTTTTGTACATGCAGCTGCGAATGGAAATGTGCATGCTCTTAGAAATGAAGTGGAAGAGCTTTCTAAGCTAGAAACAGTTAAATCCTTTTTCTTCTACGATTCCCCTACTGAAGAAGATCGAAAGAATAATCGTTTTGATGTAGAAGGATATATTACACGTGAATGGTTGGAAGATAAGGTTTCTGTAGATAAAGCTGACTTCTACTTCTGTGGACCGGTTCCTTTTATGAAGGCAATCAATCGTTCTTTAAAAGACCTGGGAGTAAAGGAAGATAGAATTCACTTTGAATTCTTTGGCCCAATGGGTAATTTAGAAGAATAG
- a CDS encoding ABC transporter permease has product MNKLIQNEMMKLIAKKRLIVIAIIIGVLVVLFTYAQYKQVETQREKLGTSDWRTILQQQIVDTTNRLSSSRITDEWKKQLQISLQQQQYYLDHDINPAEPGAPTFMRVFFENSIDLFIPLMVMVIASDLVSSEHSLGSIKLLLTRPVRRWKVLLSKYITLCLAVSLIIAIAGILSYLISGLVFGYSGWEAPILTGFNVTESGLNTSEVKLLSLWKFLLMDFGLVWFVSIVVGTLSFMLSVLIRSTAAGMGVMLAALISGAILSNMVSSWESAKYFFMVNLRLTDYMKGSAPPIEGMNLSFSMMVLFVWWAAALLVSFVVFTKKDVY; this is encoded by the coding sequence TTGAATAAATTGATTCAAAATGAAATGATGAAATTGATTGCTAAAAAAAGGCTAATAGTTATTGCCATCATTATTGGCGTTTTAGTGGTGTTATTTACATATGCACAATATAAACAGGTTGAAACGCAACGAGAAAAATTAGGCACTAGTGATTGGCGTACAATTTTGCAGCAGCAAATTGTTGATACCACTAACCGGTTGAGCAGTAGTCGAATCACTGATGAATGGAAGAAACAACTACAAATATCTTTACAGCAACAGCAATATTATCTTGACCATGATATAAATCCTGCTGAGCCTGGCGCACCTACATTTATGAGGGTCTTTTTTGAAAATTCGATTGACCTTTTTATTCCTTTGATGGTCATGGTTATTGCCAGTGATTTAGTTTCCTCTGAGCATAGTTTAGGGTCAATTAAGCTTTTGCTGACGAGGCCGGTAAGAAGATGGAAGGTATTATTGAGTAAATATATCACACTGTGTTTAGCGGTTTCGTTAATTATTGCCATCGCAGGGATCCTTTCTTATTTGATTTCTGGATTGGTTTTTGGATATAGCGGCTGGGAGGCCCCCATTTTAACAGGGTTTAATGTGACGGAATCGGGATTAAATACTTCAGAGGTGAAACTCCTCAGCTTGTGGAAGTTCCTGCTAATGGACTTTGGGCTAGTATGGTTTGTCTCTATCGTAGTAGGGACACTCTCTTTCATGTTATCTGTTTTAATCCGAAGTACAGCAGCAGGCATGGGAGTGATGCTGGCTGCTCTAATCTCAGGAGCCATTTTAAGTAATATGGTTTCATCTTGGGAATCGGCTAAGTATTTCTTTATGGTCAACTTACGTTTAACAGATTATATGAAGGGTTCTGCTCCTCCAATCGAAGGAATGAACCTCTCCTTTTCAATGATGGTGTTATTCGTTTGGTGGGCAGCAGCACTACTCGTATCCTTCGTGGTCTTTACAAAAAAAGATGTTTATTAA
- a CDS encoding YdcF family protein: MKNKKRMLSYLSILVALGLIYVGVLQYKISQFTHVNVPKNADYIIVLGARVKGTVPSLAFATRIKAAANYLKENKDTIIIASGGKGPGEDISEAECIKRELIKLGISESRILLENRSTDTYENINYSRKLIPKNAQSGLVVTNTFHIYRAVSIASDQGLEVEGLPAKTPVQAVVKSYTREYLAITKFYLKRYILD; encoded by the coding sequence ATGAAAAATAAGAAAAGGATGTTGTCCTATTTGAGTATTCTTGTGGCATTAGGACTGATTTATGTTGGTGTATTACAGTATAAAATCAGCCAGTTTACCCATGTAAACGTGCCAAAAAATGCGGATTATATCATTGTACTCGGAGCAAGGGTTAAAGGGACGGTTCCTTCGTTAGCATTTGCAACCCGAATTAAAGCGGCCGCCAACTATTTAAAGGAAAACAAAGATACCATTATAATTGCTTCAGGTGGAAAAGGTCCGGGTGAGGATATTTCTGAGGCAGAGTGCATAAAAAGAGAATTGATCAAACTTGGCATTAGTGAGTCTCGAATTCTGTTAGAAAATCGGTCTACTGATACCTATGAAAATATTAACTACTCGAGAAAGCTAATTCCGAAAAATGCACAGTCAGGATTAGTTGTGACCAATACCTTTCATATTTATCGTGCGGTTTCGATAGCAAGTGACCAGGGTTTAGAAGTAGAAGGACTACCTGCCAAAACTCCCGTACAAGCTGTCGTAAAATCATATACTCGTGAATACTTAGCCATTACAAAGTTTTATTTAAAAAGATATATTCTAGATTAA
- a CDS encoding DegV family protein, whose amino-acid sequence MNKAKIAWITDTTASLSKEFIEQHHIHVIPLHVVINDEFYKETVEITEEEFYERMKNEEGKFQSSQPSISDFVDLYNQLKGEYDFGVAIHASSLLTGTYQSSVMAAEMEDFKLYAIDSQTGSYPLSFLIKRGIELAEQGLEISEIISQLNGLLDQTRLYLVPSNLDQLHKSGRVSGSQKILASLFNIKPILSIEEGTAKIKEKVRTEKKAFAWLVNKLKEDLETKSVKKVAIVHANDIKKATELEKVIKETIPGIETEILMLITVAGVHTGVGTLGLSWVCE is encoded by the coding sequence ATGAATAAGGCAAAGATTGCGTGGATCACTGATACGACTGCATCTCTAAGTAAAGAATTTATTGAGCAGCATCATATACATGTAATTCCCCTGCACGTTGTAATTAATGATGAATTTTACAAGGAAACAGTTGAAATTACTGAAGAAGAATTTTATGAAAGAATGAAAAATGAAGAAGGTAAATTTCAATCCTCACAGCCCTCGATTTCTGACTTTGTAGACTTATATAATCAATTGAAGGGCGAGTACGATTTTGGAGTAGCCATTCACGCTTCTAGCCTTCTAACTGGAACCTATCAATCGTCCGTAATGGCAGCTGAAATGGAAGACTTTAAACTATATGCCATTGATTCGCAAACAGGTTCGTATCCCCTTTCTTTTTTAATTAAAAGAGGAATCGAGCTCGCCGAACAGGGGCTAGAAATTAGCGAAATTATCTCCCAGCTAAACGGTCTTCTTGACCAAACCCGCTTATACTTAGTTCCATCGAACCTCGATCAACTTCATAAAAGCGGTAGGGTGTCTGGGAGCCAAAAAATATTAGCCTCCCTTTTTAATATCAAACCGATTTTATCTATTGAAGAAGGAACAGCAAAAATAAAAGAAAAAGTCCGTACGGAGAAAAAAGCTTTTGCGTGGCTTGTAAATAAATTAAAAGAAGATCTTGAAACAAAATCTGTTAAGAAGGTTGCTATTGTACATGCGAATGATATCAAAAAAGCAACTGAGTTGGAAAAGGTAATTAAAGAAACCATTCCTGGTATCGAAACGGAAATATTAATGCTTATTACAGTTGCAGGAGTGCATACGGGTGTAGGTACACTGGGTCTGTCATGGGTTTGTGAATAA
- a CDS encoding SGNH/GDSL hydrolase family protein, translated as MSKNVIRSITAIAVLFCLVWLVGLGWAVGEYYAGNKEKVPEKSTATNEVKNTKGLTIVALGDSLTRGTGDETGKGYVGILMDEIKEKTKRPVQLTNLGINGQRSDQLRKQVQEKEVGRQIEKADLVLVTIGGNDLFRGGQGLMDYGTGDIATIEKKYLENLKAIFEQIRRNNPNANVFFIGLYNPFIDLDQGKEMSKVVRHWNYDSAEISAAFPKIIFVPTFDLFELKVNDYLYSDKFHPNSKGYRLIAERVASLLTW; from the coding sequence ATGAGTAAGAATGTCATACGTTCTATTACTGCCATCGCCGTATTATTTTGCCTCGTCTGGCTTGTAGGTCTCGGCTGGGCGGTAGGGGAGTATTATGCTGGAAACAAAGAAAAGGTTCCGGAAAAATCCACTGCTACCAATGAAGTCAAGAACACAAAGGGCCTGACGATAGTGGCTTTAGGTGATTCGTTAACAAGAGGAACCGGTGACGAAACGGGTAAAGGCTATGTAGGAATTTTAATGGATGAAATAAAAGAGAAGACCAAACGCCCTGTTCAACTAACGAACCTTGGCATAAATGGACAAAGATCAGATCAACTTCGTAAACAGGTTCAAGAGAAAGAAGTGGGGAGACAGATTGAAAAAGCTGATTTAGTTCTTGTAACAATTGGTGGAAACGATTTGTTCCGTGGGGGACAAGGATTAATGGACTATGGAACAGGAGATATTGCCACCATTGAGAAAAAATACCTTGAAAACCTAAAGGCTATTTTTGAACAAATCCGAAGAAATAATCCTAATGCCAATGTTTTCTTTATTGGCTTGTATAATCCATTCATCGATTTGGATCAAGGGAAAGAAATGTCGAAGGTTGTTCGTCATTGGAATTATGATAGTGCAGAAATAAGTGCAGCTTTCCCAAAGATTATTTTCGTTCCAACCTTTGACTTATTTGAGTTAAAGGTCAATGATTATCTGTATTCTGATAAGTTTCATCCAAATTCAAAAGGATACCGTTTAATTGCAGAACGTGTAGCCTCACTGCTCACCTGGTAA
- a CDS encoding VOC family protein: MAFKIKKIDHIQLAAPKGCEEAARNFFGEILGLMEVEKPDELKKRGGVWFEFGTFQLHIGVEDPFSPAKKAHPAFVVENIEELKRHLNNNEITFQEDDNLPGASRIHVNDPFGNRLEFLEWE; encoded by the coding sequence ATGGCATTTAAAATTAAAAAAATTGACCATATCCAACTTGCGGCACCAAAAGGCTGCGAAGAGGCTGCAAGAAACTTTTTTGGCGAAATTCTTGGGCTAATGGAGGTAGAGAAGCCAGATGAATTAAAAAAGCGAGGTGGAGTTTGGTTTGAGTTTGGAACTTTCCAGCTTCATATTGGAGTCGAGGATCCGTTCTCACCTGCAAAAAAGGCACATCCTGCGTTTGTTGTTGAAAATATTGAGGAATTAAAAAGACATCTGAATAATAATGAGATTACATTTCAAGAGGATGATAATCTGCCCGGAGCCAGTCGGATTCATGTAAATGACCCGTTTGGTAATCGACTTGAATTTCTAGAATGGGAATAA
- a CDS encoding NAD(P)/FAD-dependent oxidoreductase encodes MKRPKIVILGAGYGGIITSKKLEKLLKSGEADVTLINKHDYHYITTQLHKTGVGTAADKQIAMSIPELIDPAKTYFKKGTVSSIDINTQEVHLEGGDTVEYDYLLIALGFEVETFGIPGIKEHAFEIRSFRSSKAIYNQIIKQLNLYKEDLDPARLTFVVAGGGFTGVEMLGELAEGLPKLCKQYEVPFEKVKIVAIEAAPSVIPFFPKESIEYTTEVLEKQNVELLTGMKILEYTPEKVYLENGMEIPTKTLIWSCGVKGNTIIQKCGLPMMKGKLPVDRYLRVENMKNIFSIGDCSLFMKDEKSSLPPTAQVALQQADVCAENIVATLRGSELKAFEYHHKGSVASIGNWAAVGKVGNFRLSGLFAAFMKQVIEARYLFNLGGPSLIIKQHVGVSHEPVKVTVKQ; translated from the coding sequence ATGAAAAGACCCAAAATCGTTATTTTAGGTGCAGGATACGGTGGCATTATTACGAGTAAGAAACTTGAGAAGTTGCTAAAATCAGGCGAAGCAGATGTAACTTTAATAAATAAGCATGATTATCACTATATAACAACACAATTACACAAAACAGGTGTCGGTACCGCTGCTGATAAACAAATTGCCATGTCTATTCCTGAACTAATTGATCCGGCTAAAACCTATTTTAAAAAGGGAACTGTGTCCTCAATCGATATTAATACCCAGGAAGTACACCTCGAAGGTGGCGATACTGTAGAGTATGATTACTTATTAATTGCACTTGGCTTTGAAGTTGAGACCTTCGGAATTCCTGGAATAAAAGAACATGCATTTGAGATTCGAAGCTTTAGAAGTTCAAAAGCAATATATAATCAAATTATTAAACAACTAAACCTTTATAAAGAAGATCTTGATCCTGCACGCCTAACCTTTGTTGTTGCAGGTGGTGGATTTACAGGAGTTGAAATGCTTGGTGAACTTGCAGAAGGTCTTCCAAAGCTTTGTAAACAATACGAGGTGCCCTTTGAAAAGGTAAAAATTGTGGCAATAGAAGCTGCACCTTCCGTCATTCCCTTCTTCCCTAAAGAATCAATTGAGTATACAACTGAAGTGTTAGAAAAACAAAATGTTGAATTATTAACAGGAATGAAAATTTTAGAGTACACTCCCGAAAAGGTTTACCTTGAGAACGGTATGGAAATCCCAACAAAAACGTTAATCTGGTCTTGCGGGGTAAAAGGAAATACCATTATTCAAAAATGTGGTTTACCAATGATGAAAGGCAAACTTCCGGTAGACCGCTATTTACGGGTTGAGAATATGAAAAACATCTTTAGTATAGGTGATTGCTCATTATTCATGAAGGATGAAAAATCTTCTTTACCGCCCACTGCTCAGGTGGCTTTACAACAAGCGGATGTTTGTGCAGAAAATATAGTTGCTACACTTCGTGGCAGTGAATTAAAAGCATTTGAATACCATCACAAAGGCTCTGTTGCCTCAATTGGAAACTGGGCAGCAGTAGGAAAGGTCGGAAACTTCCGTCTATCTGGATTATTCGCTGCATTTATGAAACAGGTTATTGAGGCTCGTTACCTTTTTAACCTAGGTGGTCCTTCTTTAATTATTAAACAACATGTTGGTGTCAGTCATGAACCTGTAAAAGTAACTGTTAAACAGTAA